One window of the Colletotrichum destructivum chromosome 4, complete sequence genome contains the following:
- a CDS encoding Putative cytochrome c oxidase subunit VIIc, which translates to MTSTPQLHHSLSQLRFAIPSEQPAKMLARAAARAVPQTRAVVARRGFQTTRAQMSSPYHYPEGPYSNLPFNPKSKWFAPGFWTYAAVGFFAPFGIAVWQTKKPKA; encoded by the exons ATGACTTCAACACCACAACTACACCACTCTCTGTCCCAATTGCGCTTCGCGATCCCCTCAGAACAACCCGCCAAA ATGCTCGCtcgtgccgccgcccgcgcgGTCCCCCAGACCCGTGCCGTTGTCGCTCGCCGCGGCTTCCAGACCACCCGCGCCCAGATGTCCTCGCCGTACCACTACCCCGAGGGCCCCTACTCCAACCTCCCCTTTAACCCCAAGTCCAAGTGGTTCGCCCCTGGTTTCTGGACCTACGCTGCCGTTGGCTTCTTCGCCCCCTTTGGCATCGCCG TCTGGCAAaccaagaagcccaaggcTTAA